The following are encoded in a window of Flavobacteriales bacterium genomic DNA:
- a CDS encoding DNA-3-methyladenine glycosylase produces the protein MVLDRSFYMRSDVVRIARDLLGKVIVTDLDGGRTAGVITETEAYAGVGDRASHAFGGRRTPRNTHMYAVGGTAYVYLCYGIHHLFNVVTHREGVPHAVLIRAIDPLEGHGLMAQRRAPSPPTTNGPGTLSQALGILTRHSGGDLLSGPIRIEDHGMRIASSRIIAGPRVGVDYAGKDALLPYRFRVAPSRRHHR, from the coding sequence ATGGTCCTCGATCGTTCCTTCTATATGCGCAGCGATGTCGTACGCATCGCGCGCGATCTGCTCGGCAAGGTCATTGTCACGGATCTGGATGGCGGCCGGACCGCGGGTGTGATCACCGAGACGGAGGCTTATGCCGGGGTGGGCGACCGCGCATCGCACGCCTTCGGTGGCCGTCGCACACCAAGGAACACGCACATGTACGCGGTCGGCGGCACCGCCTATGTCTACCTCTGCTATGGCATCCATCACCTCTTCAACGTGGTCACGCATCGCGAGGGGGTGCCACACGCCGTGCTCATCCGGGCGATCGATCCGTTGGAAGGTCATGGTCTGATGGCCCAACGTCGCGCGCCATCACCGCCCACGACGAACGGACCGGGAACCTTGTCCCAGGCGCTGGGCATACTGACCAGGCATAGCGGCGGCGACCTGCTCTCCGGTCCGATCCGCATCGAGGACCACGGCATGCGCATCGCCTCCTCACGGATCATCGCCGGTCCACGTGTAGGTGTGGACTACGCGGGCAAGGATGCGCTTCTTCCCTATCGGTTCCGCGTCGCACCTTCGCGGCGGCACCATCGCTGA
- a CDS encoding histidine phosphatase family protein, which produces MRTLYLCRHAKSSWADPGQDDFDRPLNERGLRNAPFMARLFKERGEKLDLMVTSTAARALATARFFAQELGAKETPAFDPSAPRPQLLLDANLYHASIRTILGVVNGLPDATSHVMLFGHNPGFTDAVVYFGNEDLDNLPTCGIVRIDFPIDSWKMAARDLGMLVWRDHPKRHPGQG; this is translated from the coding sequence ATGCGCACCCTTTACCTCTGCCGCCACGCCAAGAGCAGCTGGGCCGATCCCGGGCAGGATGATTTCGACCGGCCGCTGAACGAACGTGGCCTGCGCAATGCGCCCTTCATGGCCAGGCTCTTCAAGGAGCGCGGTGAAAAGCTCGATCTGATGGTGACCAGCACGGCGGCGCGCGCGTTGGCCACCGCGCGGTTCTTCGCCCAGGAGCTCGGTGCCAAGGAAACGCCGGCCTTCGACCCCTCGGCGCCGCGTCCACAACTACTGCTGGATGCCAATCTGTACCACGCCTCCATACGCACCATCCTGGGTGTGGTGAATGGTCTGCCGGATGCGACGTCCCATGTGATGCTCTTCGGCCACAACCCCGGCTTCACCGATGCCGTGGTCTATTTCGGCAATGAGGACCTGGACAACCTGCCCACCTGTGGCATCGTGCGCATCGACTTCCCCATCGACAGCTGGAAGATGGCCGCGCGCGACCTGGGGATGCTCGTCTGGCGCGACCATCCCAAACGCCATCCGGGCCAGGGCTGA
- a CDS encoding RecQ family ATP-dependent DNA helicase → MGKREVKDIHAVLRQHWGYSTFRPLQEDIIRAVLNGRDTLALLPTGGGKSLCFQVPALAMGRLCLVVSPLIALMKDQVERLRAQGIAAVAVHSGLRHAEVDTALENAAQGELSFLYLAPERLASDILLARLDRMDIGMIAVDEAHCISQWGHDFRPAYRKVGELREKLPGVPVLALTASATARVADDIMENLAFRERHVLRGGFQRDELVFWVSRGEDKHGRLLRIMEHVPGSSIVYMRQRRGTLRIAQFLEHHGIEARAYHAGLPHVEREAIQRAWTEGSLRCVVATNAFGMGIDKPDVRAVVHMEPPPDLESYYQEAGRAGRDGQRSQAFLLYGPGDADRLRDRTLASFPSLADVRRVYQSFADRHGIAMGSGFLEAYAFDLEDLARRAGATPNTTLHALRSLELDGRITLSDGVHSPSRVFVRAAPRVVHHMRVNDRRLGPLLEALLRLYGGLYEEAAQIDELRIARLSEWSVETVRKRLHELDRQQVIIYTPQNDAPLVTLLQPRQDAQRLTLDPAALEQRKQRAMERLEAVLHYAEAESGCRSRILLAHFDEPPGVPCGQCDLCKRRFAYEATAGNNTAEEPLAPYERTTHDRRLDMDEFGSGAS, encoded by the coding sequence ATGGGCAAGCGTGAAGTGAAGGACATCCACGCCGTGCTGCGCCAGCACTGGGGCTACAGCACCTTCCGCCCGTTGCAGGAGGACATCATACGGGCCGTGCTGAACGGGCGCGACACGCTGGCCCTGTTGCCCACCGGTGGCGGCAAGAGCCTCTGTTTCCAGGTGCCCGCGCTCGCCATGGGGCGGCTCTGTCTGGTGGTCTCCCCCTTGATCGCCCTGATGAAGGACCAGGTGGAACGATTGCGCGCCCAGGGGATCGCGGCGGTGGCCGTGCACTCAGGTCTGCGCCATGCGGAAGTGGACACGGCGCTGGAGAACGCGGCGCAGGGCGAACTGTCCTTCCTCTACCTCGCCCCGGAGCGTCTGGCCTCCGACATCCTCCTCGCACGGCTGGACCGGATGGACATCGGCATGATCGCCGTGGATGAAGCCCACTGCATCTCACAATGGGGACATGATTTCAGGCCCGCGTACAGAAAGGTGGGCGAGTTGCGCGAAAAGCTTCCCGGTGTGCCGGTGCTCGCGCTCACCGCGTCAGCCACAGCTCGTGTGGCCGATGACATCATGGAGAATCTCGCCTTCCGGGAGCGCCATGTGCTGCGGGGCGGTTTCCAGCGCGATGAACTGGTCTTCTGGGTGAGCCGCGGGGAGGACAAGCATGGCCGCCTGCTGCGCATCATGGAGCATGTACCCGGGTCGTCCATCGTGTACATGCGGCAGCGGCGGGGCACACTGCGCATCGCACAATTCCTGGAGCACCATGGCATCGAGGCGAGGGCCTATCACGCGGGGCTTCCGCATGTGGAGCGTGAAGCGATCCAACGGGCATGGACCGAAGGGAGCCTGCGCTGCGTGGTGGCCACCAACGCTTTCGGCATGGGCATCGACAAGCCTGATGTGCGCGCGGTGGTCCACATGGAACCGCCGCCGGACCTGGAGAGCTACTACCAGGAGGCCGGGCGCGCCGGGCGCGATGGTCAACGCTCGCAAGCCTTCCTATTATATGGTCCCGGTGATGCGGACCGGTTGCGCGATCGTACCCTGGCGTCCTTTCCATCACTGGCCGATGTGCGGCGGGTGTACCAGTCCTTCGCCGATCGGCACGGCATCGCCATGGGTTCGGGCTTCCTGGAGGCCTATGCGTTCGATCTGGAGGACCTGGCCCGACGCGCCGGCGCAACACCCAACACCACGCTCCATGCCCTGCGAAGTCTGGAACTGGATGGCCGCATCACCCTATCTGATGGCGTACACAGTCCTTCGCGCGTATTCGTGCGGGCAGCGCCCCGGGTGGTGCATCACATGCGGGTGAACGATCGCCGGCTTGGACCGTTGCTCGAAGCCCTGCTCCGCCTCTATGGGGGGCTCTATGAGGAAGCCGCACAGATCGATGAGTTGCGCATCGCCCGGTTGAGCGAATGGAGCGTGGAGACCGTGCGCAAGCGCCTCCATGAATTGGACCGCCAGCAGGTGATCATCTACACCCCGCAGAACGACGCCCCGCTTGTGACCCTGCTCCAACCCCGGCAGGATGCCCAGCGCCTGACCCTCGATCCCGCCGCTTTGGAACAACGGAAGCAGCGCGCCATGGAAAGACTGGAGGCGGTGCTGCACTACGCCGAAGCCGAGTCCGGCTGCCGCTCCAGGATCCTGCTGGCCCACTTCGATGAACCTCCCGGTGTGCCCTGCGGACAATGCGACCTGTGCAAGCGGCGATTCGCCTATGAAGCGACTGCAGGGAACAACACTGCCGAAGAACCACTCGCGCCCTACGAACGAACCACCCACGACCGCCGGTTGGACATGGACGAGTTCGGAAGTGGGGCTTCGTGA
- a CDS encoding class I SAM-dependent methyltransferase: protein MSTEPETFPDHFSDVASAYAAHRPHYPAELFAWLASIPPGRALALDTGTGSGQAALGLAAHFDRVVATDASAEQVAHAVRHPRITYKVALAHATGMEPGSVDLVTAATAAHWFDHAAFHAEVSRVLRPRGVLAVWSYGYAHISPDVDRVLQAIFEHVAPFWPIERSHIDSGYRDLPFPFADLDDAPKFLCRMNWTADQMLAYLGTWSAVRQARKALDSDPLVEHASALQAAWGDSPREVVWPLMMRVGRME from the coding sequence ATGTCAACCGAACCGGAGACCTTCCCCGACCATTTCTCCGATGTGGCCAGTGCCTATGCCGCGCACCGGCCGCATTACCCGGCGGAGCTTTTCGCCTGGCTCGCCTCCATCCCACCGGGCCGCGCATTGGCTTTGGACACGGGCACCGGAAGCGGTCAGGCGGCCTTGGGCCTGGCGGCGCATTTCGATCGGGTGGTGGCCACGGACGCCAGCGCGGAGCAGGTCGCGCACGCGGTGCGACATCCCAGGATCACTTACAAGGTGGCCTTGGCACACGCCACCGGCATGGAGCCGGGCAGTGTGGACCTGGTCACCGCCGCCACCGCCGCGCATTGGTTCGACCATGCGGCCTTCCATGCGGAAGTGAGCCGCGTGCTGAGGCCCCGAGGCGTGCTCGCGGTCTGGTCGTATGGCTACGCGCACATTTCGCCGGATGTGGATCGGGTTCTCCAGGCCATCTTCGAACATGTGGCCCCCTTCTGGCCTATCGAGCGTTCGCACATCGACAGCGGTTACCGTGACCTTCCCTTCCCCTTCGCGGACCTGGATGATGCCCCCAAGTTCCTTTGCCGGATGAATTGGACCGCGGATCAGATGCTTGCTTATCTGGGCACCTGGTCCGCCGTGCGCCAGGCACGAAAGGCGTTGGATTCCGACCCTCTGGTCGAACATGCTTCAGCGTTGCAGGCCGCGTGGGGCGATTCGCCGCGCGAAGTGGTGTGGCCGCTGATGATGCGGGTGGGGAGGATGGAGTAA
- a CDS encoding carboxypeptidase regulatory-like domain-containing protein: MQRMVSSYRMALVIAGVFFQKTLPAQERLLHGRVLDADDRVPVARAHVTAPHTQGGAVTDGEGRFALRWTGVEPAALRVSHVAYGMQDVPIAKRTESDDAPFVLLVARRGHELGGVTISPGAPEVVYQHPDLHVGDYVVDDRGIWVLAYARPQLWHHADRAGERLYREARLHLLDTAFIELASCAIPGKAARMHRDHAGRILVEGEERAWTVRMDRGAIVLSALSLEMLRTAVLPWTDSIPGKLLGNDRNDHWPAFRHFAHSPGASSMDVICAVEDKHVMSLFRSQYKYMSGADKVKAMNMEHRLGVDREIIAGFMTGFQRDPYFRVPYAPLFVVGDTLCVFDHPASRLRKYDMDLRPCGDRAIAHHMEKGWREAMEQDRVDGRVHVLLRREGLVTLRAIDTGTGELQAPSTIARRFPEEVTVHGGHVYYVHRPPGGTERRTLYREALGR, from the coding sequence ATGCAACGGATGGTAAGCTCGTATCGCATGGCGCTGGTCATCGCCGGGGTGTTCTTCCAAAAGACGCTACCGGCCCAGGAAAGGTTGTTGCACGGCCGTGTGCTCGATGCGGATGACCGGGTTCCGGTGGCCCGGGCGCATGTAACGGCACCACACACACAAGGCGGGGCGGTCACGGACGGGGAAGGTCGTTTCGCGTTGCGCTGGACCGGGGTGGAACCGGCAGCCTTGCGCGTCAGCCATGTGGCCTATGGCATGCAGGATGTGCCGATCGCCAAGCGAACGGAAAGCGATGACGCGCCGTTCGTTCTTCTTGTTGCCCGCCGTGGCCATGAACTGGGCGGTGTCACCATCAGTCCCGGAGCTCCCGAGGTGGTGTACCAACACCCGGACCTGCACGTGGGCGACTACGTGGTGGACGACCGGGGCATCTGGGTGCTGGCCTATGCGCGGCCGCAACTTTGGCACCACGCCGACCGGGCGGGTGAGCGGCTCTACCGCGAAGCGCGCCTGCACCTGCTGGACACCGCGTTCATCGAACTCGCCTCGTGCGCGATCCCCGGCAAAGCGGCAAGAATGCACCGGGACCATGCGGGAAGGATACTCGTGGAGGGGGAGGAGCGGGCTTGGACAGTGCGGATGGACCGCGGCGCCATCGTGCTGTCCGCGCTTTCCTTGGAAATGTTGCGCACCGCGGTGCTGCCCTGGACGGACAGCATCCCCGGCAAACTGCTGGGCAACGACCGCAACGACCACTGGCCCGCCTTCAGGCACTTCGCCCATTCCCCGGGTGCGTCGTCCATGGATGTGATCTGCGCCGTGGAGGACAAGCATGTGATGTCACTCTTCCGAAGCCAATACAAGTACATGAGCGGTGCCGACAAGGTGAAGGCGATGAACATGGAGCACCGGCTGGGAGTGGACCGGGAGATCATCGCCGGATTCATGACCGGCTTCCAACGCGATCCCTACTTCCGCGTGCCCTACGCGCCGCTATTCGTGGTGGGCGACACGCTTTGCGTATTCGACCATCCCGCGTCGCGCTTGAGGAAGTATGACATGGACCTGCGGCCCTGCGGTGATCGCGCGATCGCGCATCACATGGAGAAGGGCTGGCGCGAAGCCATGGAGCAGGACCGCGTGGATGGACGGGTGCATGTGCTGCTTCGGCGTGAAGGACTGGTCACGCTTCGCGCGATCGATACCGGAACGGGAGAACTCCAGGCGCCAAGCACCATCGCGCGCCGCTTTCCCGAGGAGGTGACCGTCCATGGCGGCCATGTCTACTATGTGCATCGGCCACCGGGTGGCACGGAGCGCCGGACCTTGTACCGTGAGGCGCTCGGACGCTGA
- a CDS encoding J domain-containing protein, whose translation MEGMLRFDHYKVLGVPRDASPKHIKQAYRRRVKDCHPDRNASPHAAVIFHAVHEAYEVLCDKELRARYDERLRFYRPASRTEEPIGRYMRPQVRTGTEEEEVPPTRFQRSVFIGLHITGLLFGVSSVAGILVSITFLGWPAPLLFFTLPGLAAIPASLEGLSRTGGT comes from the coding sequence ATGGAAGGAATGCTCCGCTTCGATCATTACAAGGTGCTCGGTGTGCCGCGCGATGCTTCGCCCAAGCACATCAAGCAGGCCTATCGGCGGCGGGTGAAGGACTGCCACCCGGACCGCAACGCCTCACCACATGCCGCGGTCATCTTCCACGCGGTGCACGAGGCCTATGAAGTATTGTGCGACAAGGAACTGCGGGCGCGGTACGACGAACGCCTGCGCTTCTACCGGCCTGCGTCACGCACCGAGGAGCCCATCGGAAGATACATGCGGCCACAGGTGCGAACTGGCACGGAAGAGGAGGAGGTCCCCCCAACGCGCTTCCAGCGGTCGGTCTTCATCGGCCTGCACATCACGGGCCTGCTCTTCGGTGTCTCGTCGGTGGCCGGCATCCTGGTGAGCATCACCTTTCTGGGCTGGCCGGCGCCCCTGCTTTTCTTCACCCTGCCTGGGCTGGCGGCCATACCCGCAAGCCTGGAGGGCCTGTCGCGAACGGGCGGAACGTGA
- a CDS encoding branched-chain amino acid aminotransferase, whose translation MITTGQKIDIQRTAASRLQDTDLENIKFGRVFSDHMFAMDFEEGAWRRPRIVPFADLRMSPAAAVLHYGQSIFEGLKAYRSAEGGVNLFRPQANIARMNRSAHRMCMPKLPDDLFLEALLELVHQDIDWVPGGADGALYIRPFLIAGDEYIGIRPSDTYRFMIFTCPVRGYYAEPVRVQIEMEYSRAFPGGTGDTKCAGNYAAALYPAKLAQDRGIHQLVWTDGIEHKYIEESGTMNIFFRIGGTLITPETGGTILEGITRDSIITLARDMGMPMEVRKVTVAEVVEAARSGSLQDAFGAGTAATIAHIASIKIGEEVYTLPPVDSRDASRSIGAKLDAIRRGVEPDTYGWMVPVH comes from the coding sequence ATGATCACCACAGGGCAAAAGATAGACATCCAACGCACCGCTGCTTCGCGGCTGCAGGACACCGACCTGGAGAACATCAAGTTCGGCCGGGTCTTCAGCGACCACATGTTCGCCATGGACTTCGAGGAGGGCGCCTGGCGGCGTCCACGGATCGTGCCCTTCGCCGATCTGCGCATGAGTCCCGCGGCCGCCGTGCTCCATTACGGCCAGTCGATCTTCGAAGGGCTGAAGGCCTACCGTTCAGCCGAAGGTGGTGTCAACCTCTTCAGGCCACAGGCCAACATCGCGCGCATGAACCGGAGCGCACACCGCATGTGCATGCCGAAGCTCCCCGATGACCTCTTCTTGGAGGCCCTGTTGGAACTGGTGCATCAGGACATCGATTGGGTGCCCGGCGGCGCTGATGGGGCGCTCTACATCCGGCCCTTCCTCATCGCCGGTGACGAGTACATCGGCATACGCCCGAGCGACACCTACCGCTTCATGATCTTCACCTGCCCGGTGCGAGGCTACTACGCCGAGCCTGTCCGCGTGCAGATCGAGATGGAGTACAGCCGTGCTTTCCCCGGTGGCACCGGCGATACCAAGTGCGCCGGCAATTACGCCGCCGCGCTATACCCCGCCAAGCTCGCCCAGGACCGGGGCATCCACCAGCTGGTGTGGACCGATGGCATTGAGCACAAGTACATCGAGGAAAGCGGCACCATGAACATCTTCTTCCGGATCGGTGGCACGCTGATCACACCGGAGACCGGCGGCACCATCCTCGAGGGCATCACGCGCGACAGCATCATTACGCTGGCCCGCGACATGGGCATGCCGATGGAGGTGCGCAAGGTGACCGTGGCCGAGGTGGTGGAGGCGGCGCGGAGCGGATCGCTGCAGGACGCTTTCGGCGCGGGAACCGCCGCCACCATCGCCCACATCGCCAGCATCAAGATCGGTGAGGAGGTGTACACGCTGCCGCCGGTGGATTCGCGCGATGCTTCCAGGTCGATCGGTGCGAAACTCGATGCCATTCGCCGCGGCGTGGAGCCTGACACCTATGGCTGGATGGTGCCGGTGCACTGA